The DNA segment GCGGCGGAATCCGGCTGTCGTTTTATTATCCAATCCGAAAACGAGGAAGAGGCGATCGAACTGGCGCGAAACCACATGCACGAGGTACACGGCAAGGAGTTCTCCGACGACGAACTCCAGGATGAGTATCTGCAGATTGTGTAATCTGCAGGCCTGTCGTTCTGTGAGAAGGGATTCGTTTT comes from the Natronosalvus amylolyticus genome and includes:
- a CDS encoding DUF1059 domain-containing protein, translating into MARAHKLDCEAAESGCRFIIQSENEEEAIELARNHMHEVHGKEFSDDELQDEYLQIV